The Candidatus Zixiibacteriota bacterium genomic interval AAAACGGAAATCCATTTCAACGGTGAATGGTTTTCCAAGATGAATTTTAGAGAGATAATGCAGCTGGCGGCCAAATTCACCGTGGCGAGGATGCTGGAACGAGATGATTTTGACCTTCGCTTCAAAGCCGGCAATCCGATCTCTGTCCATGAGCTTTTTTACCCCTTGATGCAGGCGTATGATTCGGTGGCAATCAAGGCCGATGTGGAAATCGGAGCCACGGAGCAGAAATTCAATCTGCTGACCGGGCGTGAAATCCAGGGTGACTATGGTGTTCAACCGCAGATGATACTGACCCTTCCGGTTCTGGTCGGCACCGATGGAGTTAACCGGATGTCCAAGTCGCTTGGAAATTATATCGGAATTGATGAAGCAGCCGGGGAGATGTTCGGCAAGGTAATGTCTATCCCCGATAATTTGATATACTCCTATTTTGAGCTGGCCACGGATGTCACACGTGAAGAGCTGGTCAGAATTAAGGCACAACTTGAAGATAAGGCCCTTAATCCAAAGACTCTGAAGGAGGAATTAGGCGAAACTCTCGTCCGGATGTATCATTCACCGGAAGCCGCAAGAGAGGCCCGGGGGGAATTCAAAAGAATATTCAGCCTGCATGAAGAGCCGGACGAAATAAGAGAATATGACTGTCATAAATATGGCGGGAAAGCCTGGATTGTCAGATTGATGACTGAGGGGGGCCTGGCGCCATCCCATGGCGAAGCGCGCCGTTTAATAAAGGGGGGAGGAGTCTCGATTAATGGCGAAAAAATAGCCGATGAAAATCTGGAACTGACTCTGCAGGATAATATTCTTCTGAAAGTGGGGAAGAGGAAATTTCTCCGGCTACGATGTCAATGAAATATGGAAACTCATACGGCCCGATTTGATTACAAGCTCTATATGCGAAGATTGTATTTTATTGTTCTGATTTTGCTTCTGGGGATTGCTGATGGTTGCGGCGGCGGCAAGGCATTGAAGGGGATCGATCAGGGAACTTCAGGATTTCCACCTTTGCCAAGCCGGAATATGATTGACCGTCAAGCCTATTCCTTCTATGCCAATGGCACAATATTCGAGGCAATGGGGGAAATTGACATGGCCAATCGGCAGTATGCCGAGGCACTGAGATTCTATCCTGACTCCCCGGAGATTCGCTATGCTTATGCCGGGACATTTTTCCGTCTGGGAGATTACCGTCGTGTTTTAAGGGAGTTGGAAAGCGTGCGTCGCCGCGGGGTAGGCCACTGGCTTCTTCTGGCCGACAGCTATCGCGCTCTGGGGGTCGATGACTCCGCGCGGACAGCCTATCGCGAGGCGGTCAAAATCGATTCCAATAATGTCGGCGCTTATCATTATCTGGCCGCGTTCTATCAGCAGGGCAACCAATTGGATTCGGCGGTCTGGGCCTATGGGAATATTTCTCACATATCACCCAGCTTTCGTGTTTTTCAGGAAATCGGCAATCTGCAGATGCGTCTCAACCGTCTCGACGAGGCGAAGGGGAGTTATTTTCAATCGATCACTCTTGATTCCAGCGAGAATAATGTCCGATCATATCTGGGGATATCGGTAATATATGAGCAGAGCGGGAATCGAGTCGAGGCCAAAAGATATCTCGAGCTGGCCGGCCGTCTTTCGCCCGGGAATGTTATGATTCAGAATCGTCTCCTTGGATATTACGAAGAAGATAATGAATTAGACAAGGCTGTCGTCGTTGCCAGAAATATTATTCCCCTCGCGCCACAGGATCGCAATCTGGTACGAAGACTGGGGATAATTTATTATGATGTCGATAGTCTCCGACTGGCTGATTCGATATTCACACTGCTCCTCAATCAGGGGGATGAAAATATCCTCAATTATTATTATGGCGGCCGGACGGCATTCCTGAAGGGAGATTATGACCTGGCGAGGACCGATTTCAGAAGGGTGACGGCTATGGCCGATTCCGTGGTCGATGGCTGGCTGAATTTGGGACTGGTCTATCAGGTACAGGATTCAGCCGATTCGGAGATACTGTCATATCGGGATGGTCTTCAATTTATGAAGAATCCCGACGATTCGGTGCGATTGCTATTTGTAATGGCCGCGGCATTGGAGAAAAAAGGAAGTTTTGATTCATCCGTCACCATCTTCGAAAGCATATTGAAAATCCGCCCGGAGCACAGTCAGTCTCTCAATTACCTTGCTTATATGCTGGCCGAAAGGGGCGTTCGACTCGATTATGCGACCGAATTGGTCCAGAACGCTCTCGCGATAATTCCGGATAATGGCGCTTATATCGACAGCTATGGCTGGATATTGTATAAAAAAGGAAATTTCCGCGGCGCTCTGGAGCAGATGCTTCGCGCCTATAATTATATCAGTAATGATGCCACCATTCTGGAACATCTGGGGGATGTCTATCAAGCTCTGGCCGACTCCGCCAATGCCCGCATATTCTGGAAAAGGGCGCTGGAAATCGATCCCGGAAACAGAGCGATCAAGGAGAAATTGGAGCAATGAGGCAGCGTTATTCTCATTTGATCCTTTTTCTGCTTGCATCCCTGTCGCTCATATTCATTCACTGCGCCCGAATCGAACCGCCACCGGGCGGGCCGATTGATAAAACTGCACCGACAATTTTGGCATCGGTTCCCTCGGCCGATTCGGTGAATGTCGCCCGGGGTGACAATATCTCCGTCACTTTCTCTGAGAACATTGACCGGGCTTCGGCTCAGTCGGCCGTTTTTATTTCTCCGCGCCCGTCCGGAATAATGAGATACAAGTGGAACGGCAGGATCCTGAATATTCTGCTTCCACAAACATTGGCGGATAGTACAACCTATGTGGTCAGCATCGGTTCGGCGGTCACTGACCTGCGCGGCAACAAAATGGAAAAGTCACATGTTTTTGCTTTTTCAACCGGCGGGCCGATAAGCCGGGGCGAAATTGACGGCGTCATCTTTCAGCAGGCCAAACCGGCCGCGGGAATGACGGTCGGCCTTTTTGACAGCGCTTCCATCGGAATAATCGGGCGTTCCGACTCCCTATATCCGCCGTTTTTGACACAATCGGGCAAGAACGGTGAATATGCCCTGCAGTATCTCCCGCGGGGCGGATACTTCACGTTCGCTTTCGATGACAGAAATAAGAATCAGTTTTTTGACTATCCGCAGGAGGCCTACGGCTTGCCTGACCGAATGGCCCACATTGACACCGGGTTCGCGCCGCGCAATATCAACTTCAACCTTCTTAAAGATGATACCAGCACTGTCTCCATTATTTCCGTTTCTATTACCGCCGACCATTTACTGAAAGTGCGTCTCTCGCGAGTGATTCCAGCGGAATTGATCAAAAGCAATCTGGAAAAGGTTTTCCTGATGCCAGAAGACACTACGAGCAAGGGGATTAATCCGGCTGCGATATTGGAGAAAGAAACAGATACCATCTCGGCCCTGAATTTCTATTTTCCGTCGCTTGCCGACGGCCATTATCGTATTAGGATAGAAAAGGAAGCAGTCAATCAGAGAAATGACAGCAACTCATTTATAGAGAGCGCCGCCTTTGACATCGAGTCTGAATCGGATAGAAATCGACCGACAATAACCTCGATCTCACATTCCGGGAAGATTGTTTTTCCGGCCGACAGCGTTATTGGCATACAATTCTCAGAACCGATAAACCGGCAAACATTCAATGACAGTGCTGTCAGCATAAGCAGTTCCGACAGCACCCTTCTTTCTGCCGGATGGCGCTGGAACGACGATTTTCGCCTGAATCTGCATGTTTCCGGGCTGGAGTGGGGTAAAGTATATCAAATGATGGTGAACGAGCGGCTGATATCCGATATGGCGGGGAATCAGGCTGGAGATTCAATCAAGACATATACGTTTAAGACCTACAGTCAGGATTCTCTGGGATCCGTGTCGGGTACGATGGCCATAGATTCAGATGTCGATACGGTCGACATTCCATATCTCAAATTCAAATCCGTAACCGACAATAAAGCTTTTACCTTCAGCATCATGGGAAAGCATTTCAATTTTCAATTGCCGTCCGGGAAATATATCCTGAATGGATTCATTGACCGTGATGCCAATGGCCGACAGGATTTTGGTTCTCTGTTTCCCTTGAAGCTGGCCGAGACCGGCGCTATCTATCCGGACACGGTCCGAATTCGTTCTCGTTTCGAATCGGCCGGGGTAGAGTTTATCTTCAAATAGTATGCATTCATACCGGCTCTGTGACCGAATCAAGTTACCTTTCCGGCATTCCGGAAACTTTTTCAAATCATGAATCTGAGATATCTTGTCCGCATGAAACGGCAGAAACGGCGACAGCCATAGTAAAAAAATAAAGGCGGGGTCATAACGTACCCCGCCTCTAAAGTCTGCATGGTAGATTCCGAATTAAGGCAGCGGGCCCCAGAGCTTCAGGATCACGCGGCGGTTCTTAGCGTTAGCATTCTGTTCATCCGGCATGGCAATCGGCTTTGCTTTGCCATAACTGACCGTGAACATCCGATAAAGGGCGATGCCGAATTTGTCGGTCAGATAGGTCTTGACCGCTTCGGCCCTTCTGATGCCGAGCAGGAAATTGTATTTGGCAGATCCACTGCGGTCGGTGTGACCGGCGACCTCCAATATCGAATGGGGATTATCGATCATCTTCTGACCGAGCCCTTCGATATTGTCCATGGCCAGCTGATTGAGTTCATAGCTGTCGTAATCGTAATTGACAGAGCCTTCCCATATGACCCGGTAATTTTCAAATCCTTTGGCCTGATTAAGAGCCTTATCGGTTTTGTCCGAGAGTTCTTTGGTCAGTGCTTCCATCTTCTTGATTTCATCGGCATTCATATCCGACTGCGCCTTAACCGTCTTCACATCGGAATCAACCTTGGCCTGCATTTCCGATAGCTTCTGGTCGACATACCCTTTACTGGCGCATCCAGCTAGCAATAAGGCTATCACCGCCAGCGCCAATAGGAAAATCCGGGTTTTCATCTTACCTCCAATTATGTTTAATATGATCGAATTCTCTTTCAAACCTCAATAATTGCAAAGGATATATGACGAAATTTCTCGAAAGTCAATATAAAATATAAGATTTTTGGGCTATTGCTTTACGGCACCGGCAGTTATGCCGGAAACTATCTGCCTTTGGAAAATAAGAAAAATTACCAGAACCGGTAGAACGGCCAGAGTCGAACCGGCCATCAAGTGCGGCCAGTCAATCGCCTGATGCCCCTGATAGAGGGCCAGACCCACCGGCAGCGTTCGCACCGATTCCGAACTGGTCAAAATAAGAGGGAAAAGAAATGAGTTCCAGTTGGTCATGAATCCCTGAATGGCCAGGACCGCCAGAGCCGGTCGACAAAGAGGCATGACCACTCTGAAGAGGACAGTTAATTCGCTGGCGCCATCCATCCGTGCAGCTTCCTCCATCGATGCCGGCAGGGTGTCAATATATTGCTTGACCAGAAAGACACCTATTGGATTGACCAGAAAGGGGAGAACCAGAGCCCAATAGGTGTCGTACATTCCTGCTTTATAAATCAACAAATAGAGGGGGATGATTATGATATGGGCCGGGATCATCAGAACAAATATAACCGAATAGAACCAGAGGTTTTTGCCAATGAACCGGTAGCGGGAGAAAGCATATCCGGCCATAAAGCAGAAAAGAATATTGCCCAGCGTGACCACTATCCCGACCATGGTCGAATTAAACAAATAGATTAACATATTTCCGGAACTAAATATATCATAATATGATAATAATGTATATTGTGCTGAAAATAGAGAAGTAAGGGTGACGGTTAGAGCCGCCGGGGCGAGTGAAACCCGGAACATCCAGAAAAGGGGAAAGATCATGATGACAAGAATAAAGGCGAGCAGGAGATACTTTGCCGGTCTCACCAGGTGTTCCTCTGCTTAATTAATCCGAATTGCAGAATGGAGAATCCGGCGATGATGAGGAAAAGGATATAGGCGGCCGCGGATGCGTATCCGAATTCAAAGCGGTTAAGGCCGGTTTCATAGATAAAGTAGACGGCGCTGGAAGTGCCATAATTCCCTTTGGTCATGACAAACATCTCGATAAAGACCTGAAAGGATTTGATGGTGTTGATGACGATGACAAAGAGGGCGACCGGTTTCAGAAGCGGGAGAGTTATATGGAAGAATTTGCGTATGGAACCGGCCCCGGCGACATCAGCCGCTTCATACAGTTCGCCCGGAATTGACTTTAAACCGGCCAGAAACAGCAGCATATAATATCCCACCGACATCCAGACATCCATCGCCATAATGGATAAAAGGGCGGTCTTATGCGAGAGCAGAAAACCATTTTCCGGCGGCGTGAGGCCAACCATCTGTGACAGGAGGCAGATATATCCCCCGCGCGAATAGAGATTGGTGAAGATTAAGGCAATGACCACCATCGAGGTGATCGATGGCATGAAAAATCCGGAGCGAAACAGGGTCCTGCCGGGGAAATTTCTATCAACCAGGAGAGCGAGAAAGAGGGAAATCACGGTGGTGATCGGAATCGTTCCCAGAACAAAGATGAAAGTATTTTTCAGTGCTTCGAGAAAGGCGCGGTCGGAGAAAAGGGCGACAAAATTGTCCATTCCTACCCAGTTATAGGTGGGGCGGAGAAGGCGATAATCGGTGAATCCAAGATAAAGCGAATAGCAGAGCGGAAAGAGCCAGAAGATGAGGAACGTTATTATCCAGGGGGAGGCAAAGAGATATCCAATCGACCGGGACGACCTCATTTATTATCAATCAGTTTCTGAATATTATTGCGCGCTTTGTGTAACGATTCGGCCGACGGTGCACCGTTGAAAAGTACTTCCTCAAGCATATTCTCGATGATATCTTCAATATCGACCCATCGCCGGTCAGGTGGAGGAAACGGAGAAAGATTCATTTCCATAATGAAAGCCTCAAGATTGGGGTCATCGCTGAAGAATTTATCCTTGGCAGCGGCTTTGCTTGAGGGATTGGCTGAGTAGTTGGCCCGGCAGAATTGCAGCTGATTGTCCTTTTCGGTGAGATATCGTATAAATCTCAGCGCCTCGACCGGGTGAGCGGATTTGGCGCTAACTGCCAGATACTCTCCGCCGACAAAAGACTTGCCGGGATAAGTGGGGCCGGGTATAAGGGAGGTCGTAAAATCAATCGGATTCTTCTCATTTCGGATTCGTTTGAGGAGCCAGTCGCCTGAAATGATGACGCCTACTTTCCCGGCGAGGAAAGCATCCTCGAGGCGCCGCTGGGTATCGACCATGGAGCAACTGTCATTAAGAAATTTGTATAATTTGAGCGCCTCGTAACCCTTCTCGCTTGAAATTACGGCATATTTGCCGTCTTTGCTGATAATTCGCCCTCCGGCGGCCCAGAAGAAAGGAAGGAATTTCTTATATAATGTATGTTTTTCCGCGGCGTTAGACCCAAACCCATAAATATCCTTGCCGAGAGAGTCAATCTTAAGGCAGAGTTCCTTTAATTGGTCCCAGTTTGCCGGGGCGTAGCGGTCTTTGAAGCCAGCCTGCTTGACAAGGGCATTATTGACAAACAGCACACGCGTTCCCAGTATCCAGGGAAAAGCATATATTTCCCGGTCGAAAATGGCCGGTGGCCAGCCGTAGAATCCGGCCGTATCCTCTATTATATCTCTAGTGATCGGGGTCAATAGCCCTTCTGAGGAAAATTCGAGCACCCAGTCGGAACCAAGCTCGACAATATCGGGAGCCGTTCCGGTGGAGAAGGCCACAACAATCTTCTCATGGCCATTCCCCCAGGTAAGGTCGGTCATTTCAATTTTGATTCCGGGATTTTTGGCTTCAAAATCAGAAATCATTTTCTCGATGGTTGGCCGGATAGACGGATCGGTCCAGAACTGCCACCATTCCAGCGTGACCGGGCCGCTCTGACGACCACCCTGAGAACAGGATAGAATTCCCATAAGGGAGAGTGCGGTCAGTAATCCAATCAAACATGCCTTTTTCATGATTCGAGAATATAAATCCAATCTGCTGTTGTCAAGTCAAACTTTTTGTTGATTTATGACCGGTGAATCAATTTACTAATTTCCATGCGCTTTCTCTTATATTATCGAATCGGTCTCTATACAGCATTGATATGCTTTCTTAATCTGACAGCCGCTATGGCCGGCGATAGTCCAGCAGAGAATAAGGGTTGGTTTGACAGCGGTACCATGCCCACACTGGTCATATCGATCATTTCCATTATCGTCGTGCTTTATGCCATAATATCCCTTAGAAAAGGGAAGAAGTTCAAGATCAGGGAAATCCCCGGACTTAAGGCAATTGAGGAAGCAGTCGGGCGGGCGACCGAAATGGGGGCACCGATTCTCTTTACCCCGGGATACGGTGGCGATATCCAGCGGCCGACAACAATTGCTTCGATGAATATTCTATCGACGGTCGCCGAGAAGGCGGCGGAGTACGATTCCCGGCTGATATACCCGACACACGACCCGGTCATCATGGCCGTGGCCCAGGAGGTAGTAAGAGAGGGATGTATCAAAGCCGGCTACCCGGACCGATTTCGGGCTGACGATATTTTCTATATTTCATCATCGCAGTTCGGATATGCTGCGGCGGTCGATGGTATAATCAGCCGCACCAAACCGGCATCAATTTTCCTGCTCGGAACCTTTGAGGCTGAATCGCTGATTATGGCTGAAACCGGCAATGCGGTCGGCGCCATACAGATTGCCGGAACAGACTCCACCATACAGCTGGCCTTCTTCATTGTGGCCTGTGATTATACTCTGATCGGCGAGGAGCTCTTTGCCGCCTCGGGATATTTGACCGGGAATGACTCTATTCTGGCCTCGGTAAGAGCGCAGGATCTTCTGAAAATTCTCATTGCGCTATTTGTGGTTCTGGCCGTCATCTGGGCGACCGTCGATCCGACATCGAGCTGGTGGAGATATTAGATGGCGACAAGGATTCCGCTGCTGATTTGCCTGATTTTCGGCGTCATAATGTTCCTGCAGTATTTTTCGGTTCACCCTCTGGCCAAAGCGGCCTACAGCAATATTCTTGACTGGTGGCAGATAATCTTCGCCTTTACTCTTCTAGTCGGGGCGGCCGGATTTATGAAAAACAGTCTCAAGAGCATCAGCTTCAGAAAAGAGACGCCATATAAAACGATTGCTCTATTGGGCCTGGTCATGATGCCAATCCTGGCCCTGGCGGGGGGAACAAGAATTGGTTCTCCATTCCTTTGGGTTTTCGAAAATATCCAGGCGCCGATGCAGGCGACGGTTTTTTCGCTCTTGGCCTTTTTTGTCGCCTCGGCCTCGTTCCGCGGTTTCCGCGCCCGCACCGTACCGGCGGCCATTCTGCTTGTCGCGGCTGTGATTGTATTGATTGGACGGGTGCCGATTACGGAATTGCTGTCAAGCACTTTTCCCAAAGTCACATTCTGGATCCAGAATTATCCCTCGATGGCGGCCCGGCGGGCGATTCTGATCGGCATCGGTCTTGGCTCCATGACCACCGCCCTGCGGGTCATTCTCGGCATTGAACGTACTTACCTGCGGGGTGAGTGATGGATCGGCTCAGGGTAAGATGGATCATATTTTCCTCGCTCTTTATAGTCGTGGTACTATCCTATTTGGTCACGTTAAGGATAGAAACGACTCCCTCGCCGGAAGTGCGGAGGGCCTTTGATTATCTTGAGAATCTGCCGGATTCATCGGTAGTGATGATCTCATTTGACCATGAGGCATCCTCCCTTCCCGAAATTCAACCGATCACTCTCGCTCTGCTTCGGCATGCTTTCCGAAGGAATCTGAGGGTCGTCGGTCTTTCGCTCTTTGCCGAGGGGACCGCTATCGGATACCGTATGCTGAATAAAACCGCTCAGGAATTTGGGCGGGTGTACGGTCAGGACTATCTCTTTCTCGGATTCAAGCCGCAGCATATTTCCGCCATCCTGGGTATGGGAGAATCGATCAGGCGAGTTTTCCCCGAAGATTATTCGGGGAATAAATTGGACAATCTCGCCTTGATGAAGAATATTTCCAACTATGGCGATATTGCTGTTGTGATATCAATTGCCGACGGTGACAGGACGGTGCAATGGATCGAGTATGCGGGAGCGAGGTATAAACAGAAAATTATCGCCGGGATCACCGCGGCCATGATTACTACGTACGATCCGTATCTCGGATCGGGACAACTCTATTCGGCCGTGGGGGGATTGAAGGGGGCCGCCGAATATGAGAATCTTGATGGACATCTCGGCGGAGGGAATCGCGGTATGATCTCACAGACCGCGGCTCATCTCTTTATAATCTCTCTCATCGCAATTGGGAATATTCTTTATTTCCGGAATAGAAAGGGGAGAGGCTGATATGGATTGGGGTGTAATGATCGCAGGGCTTCTCACCCTGGCCATATACTCATTTCTATATAAGGACAACCCGGTATATAAAGCGGCGGAATCGCTTCTTATCGGCCTCTCGATAGGATATGCCCTGGTCATCTACTGGCAGACGACCCTGATGGATATTCTATTTTATCCTCTGATCAGAGACACGAAATTGATTTTGATCATTCCTTTAGTCCTGGGGCTGATGATGTTCAGCCGGTTCACGCGAAAATTCTCATGGTTGTCGCGAATACCGATTGCACTCATGATCGGCGCCGGCGCCGGAGTGGCCATACCGGCGATGCTTTATGCCCGCACATTGAAGCAGGTCTCGGCTTCGGTGCAACCGATGATTGAAAACGGGAATTTCAATATTTCGGCTTTGGTAGTGGTGATCGGAATGATATCGACTCTGGCTTATTTTTATTTCAGTCGCGAACATGACGGCGTCATGGGGAAAGTGGCCAGACTGGGGACTTATTTTTTGATGATTTTCTTCGGAGCCACCTTCGGCTATACGGTTATGTCCCGGCTGTCAACTTTGATCGGGCGCGTTGATTTTCTATTGATTGATTTTTTGCATGTTATCCAATGACCTGTCCGAAATGCAAAATAAGGATGAAGGAACTGAAGCGTTCCTTCCATAAACAGCGGAAATGGGTCTGCCCGCAATGCGGCAAGATCCGATTCCAGCAGGCGGGAATTAAGAAGTGACAGCAACTATTGCGGATCAATTTCGTAAAATCGGTGGAAGATATAATTAGGCTATGGAAATAAAGGTCGGCACGTCGGGATACAGTTTTGATGATTGGGTCGGACCCTTTTATCCTCCGGATATTAAGAAGGGGAAAATGTTCGACCATTATGTCAAACATTTTAATACCGTGGAAATAAACTCCACCTACTATCGTATTCCGCACCCGGCGGTGATGGCCAACATCGAGGAGAAATCCCCGGCCGGGTTTGAATTCATCGTCAAGACACCCGACATACTCACGCACAAAAGAAGAGAGATTGAAAAGGGAGTCGCTGAATTCTGCGAATGTCTGAAACCGATGTCTGAATCAGGCAAGTTGAAAGGATTGCTGGCGCAGTTTCCATACTCATTCAAGTTTTCAAAGGAGAACCTCGATTATATCAGCCGCTGCCGCGACCTCCTACAGCCCCATCGGCTCTTTACGGAATTCCGGCATAACAGCTGGGTTAATAGGGAAATGTATGATTCCTTGCGAAAAGAGAATATTGGTTATGTGGCGGTGGATGAGCCGCAACTGCCGGGGCTTCTGAAGCCGGACCTTTTTACTACCACCGACACCGCTTATCTTCGCCTCCACGGCCGTAACAGCCGGCAATGGTGGGAGGGGGGAGCGCTGCGGTATGATTATGACTATAGCCCGGAGGAATTGCAGGAATGGAAGGAGCGCGTGAAAAAACTTGAGGGGAAAGCCGGCAAGCTTTATATATTTTTCAATAACTGCCACCTGGGGCAGGCAGTCAAAAATGCCCGACAAATGAAGGAAATGCTGAATCTCTGATTTTTTTATTGACCTTCCGTAGTTCTGATGTTAAATAGCGGTAGATTGGAGTCATTGTGCAAGAGTATTTGAGACTGGACAACATTCGCAAGGCTTATGACGGCAAGGTAGCGGTCGACAGCCTTTCTCTTTTAGTTCCCAAAGGGGCTATTTATGGCATTCTCGGCCCCAATGGCGCCGGCAAGACAACCACTATCAGAATGATAATGGATATTATCGCGCCCGACTCCGGGAACATCCTGGTGGAAGGACGAAAGGCCGACGGGAATTTCAAGAATCGGGTCGGATACCTTCCGGAGGAACGGGGACTATTCAAGAAGATGACATTGCTCGAGGTGATCACTTTTCTGGCGCAGGTGAAAGGCTGGGACAGAGCCCGGATAAATCAGGCGATCGACCCGTGGCTGGAGAAGATGTCCCTTTCGGAGTATAAGCTGCGTAAGGTGGAGGAGCTTTCGAAAGGTATGCAGCAGAAGCTGCAGTTTATTACGACCCTTATTCATCAACCGGAACTGATCATTCTCGATGAGCTCTTTTCGGGACTGGATCCGCTAAATATCGAGCTTATTAAGGGGATTCTTCTTGACGAGAAACGGCGCGGTACGACCATCCTATTCTCTACCCATGTTATGGAGCAGGCGGAAAAATTGTGCGATTTCATATGTCTGATAAATCAAGGGGAAAAAGTGCTTGACGGGAGTCTTGCCGATATCAAGGCGAAATTTGGAAAGAACTCCATTCAGATTGAGATGGCGGGCGATGGCTCTTTCATTCGGGAAATGGCCGGGGTGGAATCTGTTTCCGAGTTCAACAATTATTTCGAATTGAAACTGGCTCATAACGCCGACAGCCATGAGATTTTGAAACAGATTGCAGATAGAGTCAATATCAGGCGGTTTGAAATGATGTCTCCATCGCTGTATGGAATATTTATCGAAGTGGCTCGTACCGACCCCAGAAGAACATCGGGAACGGAGGCATCAAATGTCTAAGCTCTGGATTCTTATCGCGCGGGAATATGCCCAGGTAGTCAAGAAAAAATCATTTCTGATAGGAATTCTTCTTACTCCTATATTTATGATCGCCATTACCGTTCTTCCGGCTATGCTGGCTACCAAGAAACCGGCGACAATGGAAAAGATTGCCATTATAGACCTCGACCAGCAGGGGATAGGAGAGGCATTCAAAGAGGCGATAAAGCGTTATAAACTGGATGACAGCACGCCATCTTATAAAGTTACTGATATATATGTGATGGATCCAGATGACTCTATCGCCGTCGCCGAACGCAGACAAGCCCTGGACTCGCTGGTTTCCGGGGGGACTTTGAAAAGCTACCTGATTCTGGGGAAAGGTATAGCCGATAAAGATTCGGCTTATCTGGTTGCCAAATCATTCAGTATCAGCACCGCCTCGCGCTTTGAGAATCGCATTTCGGATATTCTCGCCGGCATACGACTCAAGAAATCTAATATCAATCTGAATTCCGATTCGGTATTGACTCTAACCCGGAGAATTGAACTGACCCAGCAAGCGCCGGGCGGCAAGGTGCGTGATTTTCTGACGATGTATATGGCCGGGATTGTCTTTGTCATGATAATTTTCTCAACCGTCATCGGCTATGGACAAATTCTAATGCGCTC includes:
- the tyrS gene encoding tyrosine--tRNA ligase — protein: MKEFQEQYEIISRGAVEILPDEEFRARLKKSIEESKPLRVKQGFDPTAPDIHIGHTVGIRKLKQFQELGHQIVLIVGDYTGLVGDPSGRSATRPQLSYEKIMANAETYQKQFFKILDESKTEIHFNGEWFSKMNFREIMQLAAKFTVARMLERDDFDLRFKAGNPISVHELFYPLMQAYDSVAIKADVEIGATEQKFNLLTGREIQGDYGVQPQMILTLPVLVGTDGVNRMSKSLGNYIGIDEAAGEMFGKVMSIPDNLIYSYFELATDVTREELVRIKAQLEDKALNPKTLKEELGETLVRMYHSPEAAREARGEFKRIFSLHEEPDEIREYDCHKYGGKAWIVRLMTEGGLAPSHGEARRLIKGGGVSINGEKIADENLELTLQDNILLKVGKRKFLRLRCQ
- a CDS encoding tetratricopeptide repeat protein; the encoded protein is METHTARFDYKLYMRRLYFIVLILLLGIADGCGGGKALKGIDQGTSGFPPLPSRNMIDRQAYSFYANGTIFEAMGEIDMANRQYAEALRFYPDSPEIRYAYAGTFFRLGDYRRVLRELESVRRRGVGHWLLLADSYRALGVDDSARTAYREAVKIDSNNVGAYHYLAAFYQQGNQLDSAVWAYGNISHISPSFRVFQEIGNLQMRLNRLDEAKGSYFQSITLDSSENNVRSYLGISVIYEQSGNRVEAKRYLELAGRLSPGNVMIQNRLLGYYEEDNELDKAVVVARNIIPLAPQDRNLVRRLGIIYYDVDSLRLADSIFTLLLNQGDENILNYYYGGRTAFLKGDYDLARTDFRRVTAMADSVVDGWLNLGLVYQVQDSADSEILSYRDGLQFMKNPDDSVRLLFVMAAALEKKGSFDSSVTIFESILKIRPEHSQSLNYLAYMLAERGVRLDYATELVQNALAIIPDNGAYIDSYGWILYKKGNFRGALEQMLRAYNYISNDATILEHLGDVYQALADSANARIFWKRALEIDPGNRAIKEKLEQ
- a CDS encoding Ig-like domain-containing protein; the encoded protein is MRQRYSHLILFLLASLSLIFIHCARIEPPPGGPIDKTAPTILASVPSADSVNVARGDNISVTFSENIDRASAQSAVFISPRPSGIMRYKWNGRILNILLPQTLADSTTYVVSIGSAVTDLRGNKMEKSHVFAFSTGGPISRGEIDGVIFQQAKPAAGMTVGLFDSASIGIIGRSDSLYPPFLTQSGKNGEYALQYLPRGGYFTFAFDDRNKNQFFDYPQEAYGLPDRMAHIDTGFAPRNINFNLLKDDTSTVSIISVSITADHLLKVRLSRVIPAELIKSNLEKVFLMPEDTTSKGINPAAILEKETDTISALNFYFPSLADGHYRIRIEKEAVNQRNDSNSFIESAAFDIESESDRNRPTITSISHSGKIVFPADSVIGIQFSEPINRQTFNDSAVSISSSDSTLLSAGWRWNDDFRLNLHVSGLEWGKVYQMMVNERLISDMAGNQAGDSIKTYTFKTYSQDSLGSVSGTMAIDSDVDTVDIPYLKFKSVTDNKAFTFSIMGKHFNFQLPSGKYILNGFIDRDANGRQDFGSLFPLKLAETGAIYPDTVRIRSRFESAGVEFIFK
- a CDS encoding OmpA family protein, whose amino-acid sequence is MKTRIFLLALAVIALLLAGCASKGYVDQKLSEMQAKVDSDVKTVKAQSDMNADEIKKMEALTKELSDKTDKALNQAKGFENYRVIWEGSVNYDYDSYELNQLAMDNIEGLGQKMIDNPHSILEVAGHTDRSGSAKYNFLLGIRRAEAVKTYLTDKFGIALYRMFTVSYGKAKPIAMPDEQNANAKNRRVILKLWGPLP
- a CDS encoding carbohydrate ABC transporter permease: MRPAKYLLLAFILVIMIFPLFWMFRVSLAPAALTVTLTSLFSAQYTLLSYYDIFSSGNMLIYLFNSTMVGIVVTLGNILFCFMAGYAFSRYRFIGKNLWFYSVIFVLMIPAHIIIIPLYLLIYKAGMYDTYWALVLPFLVNPIGVFLVKQYIDTLPASMEEAARMDGASELTVLFRVVMPLCRPALAVLAIQGFMTNWNSFLFPLILTSSESVRTLPVGLALYQGHQAIDWPHLMAGSTLAVLPVLVIFLIFQRQIVSGITAGAVKQ
- a CDS encoding sugar ABC transporter permease, yielding MRSSRSIGYLFASPWIITFLIFWLFPLCYSLYLGFTDYRLLRPTYNWVGMDNFVALFSDRAFLEALKNTFIFVLGTIPITTVISLFLALLVDRNFPGRTLFRSGFFMPSITSMVVIALIFTNLYSRGGYICLLSQMVGLTPPENGFLLSHKTALLSIMAMDVWMSVGYYMLLFLAGLKSIPGELYEAADVAGAGSIRKFFHITLPLLKPVALFVIVINTIKSFQVFIEMFVMTKGNYGTSSAVYFIYETGLNRFEFGYASAAAYILFLIIAGFSILQFGLIKQRNTW